Proteins co-encoded in one Amaranthus tricolor cultivar Red isolate AtriRed21 chromosome 7, ASM2621246v1, whole genome shotgun sequence genomic window:
- the LOC130817861 gene encoding nicotianamine synthase-like has translation MMVCQEEPLVNQISELYEKISNLESLKPSEDVNMLFTQLVHTCMPPNPIDVTKLPNQIQEMRSNLISLCGEAEGLLEKHYSSLLVSYDNPIDHFDIFPYYSNYLKLSLLEYNILTQHSTHAPKRVAFVGSGSLPLTSIVLALNHLCETQFDNYDNDPFANEMAARLVEPDPDLSVRMKFHTKDVMSVGKEELKEYDVVFLAALVGMNKEDKIKIIHHLAKNMAQGTTLMVRSAHGARAFLYPVVDPEDLCGFEVLSVFHPMDEVINSIVIARKAVDNDLSSSLYPIEWEQNHTQNISPLRLQSCKCLEIQPFNPLKYGNILGELASSGHQ, from the coding sequence ATGATGGTGTGCCAAGAAGAGCCATTGGTGAACCAAATTAGTGAATTGTATGAGAAAATCTCAAATCTTGAGAGTCTTAAACCATCAGAAGATGTCAACATGTTGTTTACACAACTTGTACATACTTGCATGCCTCCTAATCCCATTGATGTCACAAAATTACCTAACCAAATTCAAGAAATGAGGTCTAATCTAATTAGTCTTTGTGGTGAGGCTGAGGGACTTCTTGAAAAACATTATTCTTCACTTTTAGTCTCATATGATAACCCTATAGACCattttgatatttttccttattattcCAACTATCTTAAGCTTAGTTTATTAGAGTACAACATTTTGACCCAACACTCCACCCATGCACCCAAACGGGTCGCCTTTGTGGGGTCTGGTTCTCTCCCTCTTACATCAATTGTGCTCGCCCTTAACCACCTTTGTGAAACCCAATTCGATAACTATGACAATGACCCATTTGCTAATGAGATGGCAGCCCGGTTGGTGGAGCCCGACCCAGACTTATCAGTCCGGATGAAATTTCACACTAAGGATGTCATGAGTGTGGGGAAAGAGGAACTTAAAGAGTATGATGTTGTTTTCTTAGCTGCCCTTGttggaatgaacaaggaagacaaaatcaaaatcattcaTCACTTAGCCAAGAATATGGCACAAGGTACAACCCTAATGGTTCGAAGTGCACATGGTGCTCGGGCTTTCTTGTACCCGGTTGTTGACCCAGAAGACCTTTGTGGGTTTGAAGTCCTCTCGGTTTTCCATCCAATGGACGAGGTCATCAACTCTATTGTGATAGCAAGGAAGGCCGTTGACAATGATCTTTCTTCATCCCTATACCCTATTGAGTGGGAACAAAACCATACTCAAAATATTTCTCCTTTAAGGTTGCAAAGTTGCAAGTGTTTGGAAATTCAACCATTTAACCCATTAAAATATGGAAACATACTTGGAGAACTAGCTTCTAGTGGGCATCAATAA